DNA sequence from the Ruminococcus albus 7 = DSM 20455 genome:
TTTACTATGTCTTTATGCCACAGGATCGTCTGTGCACATAAACTATCTATTATATTATACACTATTTTACAGCAAAACGCAAGGGGATAAAGGAAGAAGTTTGAAAAATTCCGTCGGAGAGGCATCCCATGAGGGCCGACGATAATGAAATTCGGTCGGTAAAGCAAGAAAACCCTGCATACGCAGAAGCGTAAAACAGGGCTTTTCCAAGGATGTTTTAGTGAATGGAAACTGTAAAGCGTAAAAGTATCAGATGCCGCTGGCACCGTAGTTTGAAAGGACTCTTGCGGAAGGGTCATTAACGTTGCAGCCCTCCCATTCTTTGTTTGGCATCCAGTAATCGGTGACCATAGCACTCTGTCCCGGGTAGAACTTTTCAAATATCTCTCGGTAGAGTAGGGATTCCTTTGTGAAGGGTGCAGGGTCGGAGTACAGTGCTTTTCTTTGCAGAAATTCTTCGTCGGTGTAGTATTTTTCGGCATAGGCTTTCAGGTCGTCCACCATGGAATGACCGACTGCATCGGAAAACGCAGCTTTTTCACGCATGAGTATATCCTGAGGCAGCCAGCTGCCTTCAAAGGCATGACGCAGGAGGTATTTGCCTTTGTTGTATATGTTCATCTTCTTTTCGGGGTCGATAGCCATAACGTATCTTACAAAGTCAAGATCACCGAAGGGTACTCTTGCTTCAAGGGAGTTTACTGAGATGCAGCGGTCGGCACGAAGTACATCGTACATATGCAGTTCGTGTATACGCTTGCGGGATTCTTTCTGGAATTCCTCGGCAGAAGGAGCAAAATCGGTGTACTTGTAGCCGAAAAGCTCATCGGATATCTCACCTGTCAGCAGTACGCGGATATCGGTCTGTTCGTGTATAGCTTTGCAGACAAGATACATACCTATACTTGCACGGATAGTGGTTATATCGTATGTTCCCAGATATTTTATGACATTCTCAAATGCTCCGAGAACATCGTCTTCGCTGATGATGACCTCGGTGTGGTCACTGCCGATATACTCAGCGACCTCACGGGCGTACTTCAGGTCTATGGCATCGGTGTTCATACCTATGGCGAAGGTGCGTATGGGCTTTTCGGAACATCTGGCAGCTATGGCGCATACCAGCGAAGAATCAAGTCCGCCGGAAAGCAGGAAGCCGACCTTGGCGTCGGATACAAGCCTTTTGCTGACACCCTTGATAAGCTTTTCACGGATGTTCCTGCATACGGTTTCGAGATCATCATAGCAATATCCGTCTGTAGCCGAGATATCCTCATAACACACGAATTCTCCGTCCTTGTAGTAATGGCCGGGAGGGAATGGCATGATCTTATCACAGATATCCACCAGGTTTTTAGGCTCGCTGGCGAATACGATATCACCGCTTGATGCATAGCCGTAATACAATGGGCGTATGCCGATAGGGTCACGGGCTGCTATGAACTCCTTGTTTTCACCGTCATAGATTATACAGGCGAATTCAGCATCCAGTTTAGCGAACATATCAGTGCCGTATTCTTTGTACAGCGGCAGTATTATCTCGCAGTCAGATCCGCTTCTGAATGTGTAGCCTTTTTTTACCAGTTCCGCTTTGGTCTTTTCAAAACCGTAAAGCTCACCGTTGCAGACAGCATAGCTGCTGCCCATAATGAAAGGCTGCATACCCTCGGGGTGAAGCCCCATTATAGCAAGGCGGTGGAAACCCAACAGTCCCTCACCGAGATTTACGGTCTGGGAGTTATCGGGACCTCTGGTAACAGTTGCTGCAAATCCCTTCATAAACAGTTCTTCGTCAAAACGGCTGCCGCACCAGCCCATGATTGAACACATATCTATTCCTCCATAACAAAAAAGACAGCGTCCCCGAAAAGGAACGCCGTCGTCCGAAAAATATTTTACGCCAATATTATATCCCCATGGGATCGAAATGTCAATGCTGTATCGGAGGATTTAACAGATATTTCATATTTAACAGAAATAAGTCGGAATACTATGGTAAGAAGTCTGCCTAATGATGTAAACATATATGGTGGAGTATGGTATAATATACTAATAAGAAATGAAACGAAGCAGAAGGTCTTTTGGAAAAAGGCTTTCTGCTTTAATTTTTATGTCTTCCAAACGGTACCTGATGATGCGAACGGTCATTATGGTACACCATGCCTGAAGGCATAATGTAATGGGACAGGGTAAGTATTATCGACTCTGCCTATACAGAAAATTTCCGACAAAGCCCTTGAAGAATCAGACAAGTTGGGGTTTTAAGGTATTTTTGGTATTGACAAATATCTTTTTTTTGTGGTATAGTAATGGACAAGCAAGGGCGCTGTGATGAAAATTTACGGCGTTCTTTTTTTATTTTAAGGGGAGGTTGGTCCAGTGAGCAGACTATACAGAGTGCTTATCGTTGATAACAATCTGGGCACATTCGACAGGCTGAAGAAAATGTCAGTGTGGCAGGAGAATGGCTTTGAAATATATTCCAAGACATCTGACAGTGAGAATGCTGCGGCGTACTGTCTGAAAAATTCGATAGACCTTATGGTATGCTTCAACCGCTTGCCGTCAATCTCCGCTGAATCGGTCGTAAGCGCTGTCAGGAATTCATCACCCAAGACGGTGTGTCTGGCGGTAAGCCCTTTCGATGATTCGGAAAATATGCGCAAATGTTTTCTTCTTGGGGTAATAGACTACATCAACGAGCCTGTAAGTGAATCAAGGCTGAACGAAGCACTTGCCCGTGCGGCGCAACTGATAGGGAGCACTTTTGTTGCAGGGGAGTATGCACTTACGGTGGAGGAATTTATTGACGGCTGTAAGACCGAGGACGAAAAGTTCCGTGAACGTCTGCGTGAATTCCTGAAGGGATGTGAGAATACCACTGCAACTACTGAGAATGCAGCCGATCATTTTGGCTTTAACAAGGATTATTTCGGAAGGCTCTTCAAATCAAAAATGGGTATGACCTTTGGCGAGTTTTACAAGCATTTCCGTATATTATACGCTGAAAAGCTGCTTCTTTCGGGCAGATATAAGGTATATGAGGTAAGTGCGATGCTGGGATTCTCATCTGTTGATTACTTTACTACTGTATTCAAGAAAATTACAGGAAAGACACCTTCGGAGTTAAAAAAGTGATATAAAAGTCGGTATCATGCTGTAATATGTATGGCGATTGTGGTGTTGGTACAGCGGAATATATGATATGCTGTAAAAAATACATAATTATAATGAAGATAATCACAAGCCTTATAAAAATAGCGCGATTTCCCATCTTATCTTAAATAGCGGGAACGGGGACAGACCTGAAAGGTCTGCCCCTGTTTTCGTTGCCTGAGCTTTTTGGATCTGTGATCTGATATTTAACAGGTCTGCATATTTTGGGTAAATGTCTGATTTTTATAGGATATGATAAATTGACTTTTGGCTGCAGATAATGTAGAATAATATACAGTTAAGGCAATGGCGCCGTTAGCAGTTCTTGAAAAAAGGACGGCTTTCGTCATTGCTTTTTATTTTTGTTATTTTTACAGTACTTTATTTCAGGAGGTAATGACAATGTCTTATGTAGACGAAATAATTGATCAGGTAATCAAGCAGAATCCCGCAGAGCCGGAATTCCATCAGGCAGTAAGAGAGGTTCTGGATTCTATCAGACCTGTTATCGATGCAAATGAAGCAACATTCCGCAGAGATGCTCTGCTGGAAAGACTGGTTAACCCTGAGAGACAGATCAAGTTCCGCGTGCCGTGGATCGATGACAAGGGCGATGTACACGTAAATACAGGCTACAGAGTTCAGTTCAACTCTGCTATCGGTCCTTACAAGGGCGGTCTGAGACTTCACCCCTCTGTAAATCTGGGTATCATCAAGTTCCTGGGCTTTGAACAGATCTTCAAGAACAGCCTGACCGGTCTGCCTATCGGCGGCGGTAAGGGCGGTTCCGACTTTGACCCCAAGGGCAAGTCCGACAGAGAGATCATGCGTTTCTGCCAGGCTTTCATGACTGAGCTGTGCAAGTATATAGGCGCTGATACCGACGTTCCTGCAGGTGACATCGGTACAGGCGGACGTGAGATCGGCTATATGTTCGGTCAGTACAAGAAGATCAGAAACGTATTTGAGGGCGTTCTGACAGGCAAGGGTCTGACATACGGCGGTTCTCTTGCAAGAACAGAGGCTACCGGCTACGGTCTGCTTTACCTCGTTGAGGAGCTGTTCAAATCTCACGGTCAGTCCATCGAAGGCAAGACTGCAGTAGTATCCGGCGCAGGCAACGTTGCTATCTATGCTATACAGAAGGCTCAGCAGCTTGGCGCTAAGGTTGTTACCTGCTCCGATTCAACAGGTTGGGTATATGATCCCGACGGAATTGATGTTGAAGCTCTGAAGCAGATCAAGGAAGTTGACAGAGCAAGACTTACCGAGTACAAGAAGTACAGACCCAACAGTGAGTATCACGAGGGCAGAGGCGTATGGTCTGTAAAGGCTGATATCGCACTTCCTTGCGCTACACAGAACGAGCTGGGCATCGAGGATGCTAAGCAGCTGGTAGCTAACGGCGCAGTAGCAGTTTGCGAAGGCGCTAATATGCCTACTACTGAGGAGGCTACAAAGTATCTGCAGGATAACGGCATCTGGTTCGTTCCCGGCAAGGCAGCTAATGCAGGCGGTGTTGCTACTTCCGCACTTGAGATGTCCCAGAACAGCGAGCGTCTGAGCTGGACATTCGATGAGGTAGATTCCAAGCTGAAGCAGATCATGGTAAACCTCTATCACAATATCGACGAAGCTGCTAAGAAGTACGGCTTTGAAGGAAATTACGTTGTAGGTGCAAATATCGCAGGCTTTGAGAAGGTACTCGAAGCTATGAACGCACAGGGCATCGTTTAAGCAGGAGTTGAAAGCATGGTAAATTCCGAAAATACAGGTTTTCTTCCGATAGTACCGTTCGAGGGCGTACACCCCGAAATGCTCATTGTGGTATATCAGAAGAATGAAGAAACATTCGGAAGCAGCGAATATGCTGCAAACACCGAATGCTGGGATTGACCTTCACATAGGGCACGGCAGCACCGTTATTTCGATGCTGCCTAGTGCTGTTTTCGGATAAACATGGTTTTGAAAGGAGTAAGTGATGAAGAAAATACTGGTATGTCGGGAGACGGATGAACGCGAAACACGAGTATCGCTCATACCTGACGACATAAAAAGGCTCATATCCATGGGGTATGAGGTGAAAGTAACCCGCGGAGCGGGAGAAAAAAGCGGCTTCAATGACGAGGCGTATGAGAAGGCAGGCGCTGTTCTTGTATCCTCGAATGAAGCGGGATATGAGGGCAGCGAAATTATTCTGAGGATAATGAAGCCTGCATCTGCGGCAGGTATACCTTCGGGTGCGCTGCATCTTAGCTATCTTGACCCCTTCAATGAGAAGGAACTGTTAAACGATTTCGCTAAGTCAGGTGTTCAGGCAGTATCTCTGGAAATGATTCCCAGAACCACATTAGCCCAGAAAATGGACGTTCAGTCTTCACAGACCTCACTGGCAGGATATACAGCTGTAGTAAATGCAGCAGCGAAACTTCCGAAAATCCTGCCTATGATGGTAACACCCTCGGGTACTATACAGCCCGCAAGAGTGTTCATAATCGGTGTCGGCGTTGCAGGTCTTCAGGCTATCGCAACTGCTAAAAGACTGGGCGCGAGAGTTGATGCTTTCGATACACGACCTGTAGTTGAGGAGCAGGTAAAGTCCCTTGGTGCGTCGTTTGTTAAGATCGACCTGGGTGAAATGGGGCAGACTGATCAGGGTTACGCTAAGGAACTCACCCCCGAGCAGATCGCTAAACAGCAGGAAGCTCAGGCTAAGGTCTGTGAGCGTTCAGATATAGTTATAACCACCGCAAAGGTTTTCGGAAGAAAGGCCCCGCGTCTAATCGGCAAGGATGTTCTTGACAGGATGAAGAAGGGTGCTATCGTTGTGGATATGGCAGTATCTACGGGCGGAAACGTTGAAGGCTCAAAGCTTTTCGAGGACGTTGTGACCGAAAACGGAGTAACCATAATGTGCGGAGATATGCTGGAAAGACAGGTGCCATACGATGCATCGAAAATGCTTTCGGGCAACTTCTATGCGTTCCTGACACATTTCTACAACAAGGAGAGCAAGGAGCTCGTTGTTAACCTTGAGGACGAAATAATGCGCGGATGCTTGCTCACACAGGGCGGAAAGATCATCCACGAGCGTTTCAAGGGTCAATAATATTTGCGATAGTATGATCGAAAATGTTTTCGTTAAATTTTAATGGAGGTAAAGAAAAATGGCGATAGGAGAAATTCTGCTCCTGGTATTCGTATTTGTAATTGCCGGATTTTTGGGAGTTGAGCTGATATCCAAAGTCCCCTCACAGCTGCATACGCCCCTTATGTCGGGTACAAATGCGATATCGGGCATAACGATAGTAGGTGCCATATCTGCAACAGCAGTAGCGCTCCACACAGACGGTATGGTAAGCAATATTTGCGGTTTTGCAGCAATAGTACTGGCTACCATAAACGTTATCGGAGGTTATCTTGTAACAGACAGGATGCTTGGAATGTTTAAGAAAAAGGGGGACGATAAGAAGTGAATACAGATACTTTGCGCACAGTGTGTACGACAATATTCTACATGATATCGTCCGTACTTTTTATAAGAGGCATAAAGCTTCTTGGTAAGGCAGACACCGCAAGAAAGGGCAATCTGATGTCCTCGGTGGGTATGCTTATAGCAGTAGTTACAGTGCTTTTTGAAAAGCAGGTGACATCAACGATAACCTACGGTCCGGCGCAGAACGCCTATGTATGGGTGGTCGCAGCCATAGTTCTCGGCGGTGCCATAGGTGCTGTATGGGCAAAGAAGGTCGAGATGACAGGTATGCCTCAGCTGGTTGCACTGTTCAACGGCTTCGGAGGACTGTCCAGTTTACTGGTCGCATTGACACAGTACATGACCGATGATAATATAAATATATTTTCATCAATAGCCCTTGGTCTGACCATAGCAATAGGTGCGATAGCATTCACAGGCTCCATAGTTGCATGGGGAAAGCTGAGCGGCAAGATGTTCAAGAAAAACGTGACCATACCTGCAAAGAACGCAATAAACGGTCTGCTGGCAGTCGTTGGTCTTGTGGGAGTAGTTATCTACTCGCTGAGCATCGCGGGTGTTGTTGATGCATCACTCGGAAACATTGGTATAATCATTGTTACAGCGGCATACCTGATACTCGGTCTGACCATGGTAGTTGCTATCGGCGGCGGCGATATGCCTGTTATAATCTCACTGCTGAACGCATTCTCGGGACTTGCAGCTGCATTCGCAGGACTTTCCATTTCAAACTCCGTGCTGGTAGTTTCGGGTTGTCTGGTAGGTACATCTGGACTTATCCTGACCCTCATCATGTGCAAGGCTATGAACAGAACACTTTACGCACTGCTTTTCAGCAGCTTCGGTGCTGCCAAGAAGGGTGCAGCAGGCGAGCAGAAAGAGCCGAAATCCATGTCTGTTGAAGATGCATATCTTATTCTTGAAGCTGCAAGCAGTGTAGTATTCATCCCCGGTTACGGCATGGCAGTTGCGCAGGCACAGCACGCAGTCAAGGAGCTTTGCGACAAGCTTGAGGCAAACGGCGCTGAGGTAAACTTTGCTATCCACCCTGTTGCAGGACGTATGCCCGGTCACATGAACGTACTTCTTGCGGAGGCAAACGTACCTTACGAGCAGCTGAAAACTGCCGATGAGATGAATCCTCAGATGTCAAACACCGATGTTGCCATTGTTATCGGTGCAAACGACGTTGTAAATCCCTCTGCGATAAATGATGAGAGCTCTCCTCTTTACGGTATGCCCATAATCAACGCATACGAGGCAAGGACAGTTTTCGTGCTGAAGCGCGGCAAGGGTACAGGTTTCTCGGGTGTTGAGAACCCGCTGTTCACAAATGACAACACTGTTATGATCTACGGTGATGCAAAGAATACTGTGGCTCAGCTGGTCAGTGAGTTTGAGGAATAAATGCATTGGGGCTTGATTCCCCGATCTTAGGGGGAGTATTATGACCTTTCATATCGGCGACAGAATAGAGCTTGCGGGCTTTGGGAAGGTGTCTGTTGAAGATACACCTGAGGATCTGCAGAACAAAACTGATAATGATGCGGATATTGTTCTGAAAAACGCTCTTGTGGTTGACAGCACTGGTGTTTATCCTGCGGATGTAAGTATCTCGGACGGTGTTATAGTGTCGGTAGGTACTTCGCAGAATGCCATGAAGACCTATGATGCGGATGGTTATGTGCTTACGGCAGGAAGGATATTTACGGGAAAAGTTTCGGAGGCTGGCAACGCTGAGGAACTGCTTTTCAGCGGATATTCTACCGCTATATTTGAGCTTGACTGCGGACGGGAAAGGGTAGCTGAGGTGCTGATGGAGAAAAATTCTCTGCCTGTCAATCTGGGCTTTATACCTTCTGCAGACAGCTGCAGATGCTTTGTTTCTGATGATTTCTGTCCTGTTTTGGATCGTGGGTCACATACTGACTTTGAAGGTGAAAACTCCGATATCATGAGGAGGATAGCCGAACAGACGATCCTTCCTGCTTTCAGGTGCGGTATATCTTCTCATGTGGGTACGATAGAGGTCGGAAAGCTGGCAGACTTGTTTTTATGGCGGCCTGAGGAATTTTTCAGGAAACCTGCAAAAATATTTAAAAGCGGCAGACTTGTTTTTGACAGTACCCTGACTGACCGACGTGATATTGTATATTCATTACTTTCGTGCAGTACGGAGTGGGGAGTCCGCAATCCATGTGCGTTCTTCACTTCTGTTGGTGCAGCAAAGGGCTATCTTGGCAGACGTATGGGCTGTGAGCGTAATGTTATAGCCGTGGAAGGCTGATTTATTCAATGCATATCTAAAGGGACAGCTTCGGCTGTCCTTTTTATGTTTGATATTGATTTATACATAAAAAAGGTGTATAATCATTTCTGGTGATGATATGAAAGATATGAAAAAAGAACTGGCTGTTTTTTCGGGAGCACTGATATGCTGCTTTTTGTGGGGGAGTGCTTTTCCTGCCATAAAGATCGGTTATGAGCTGTGGCATATAGGTGACGATGAGACGTGGAAAGTAATACGTTTTGCGGGGATAAGGTTTTTTATTGCGGGGATACTTGTCATACTGTTTGCTAGTATTATTCAGAAAAAACTGCTGCTGCCGCGGCGTGATGAATGGGGCAGTATAATGTTCCTGAGTTTATTCCAGACTATCGGTCAGTATATTTTCTTCTACCTTGGACTGGCTCATACTTCGGGCGTGAATTCGGCTGTTGTGGATTCACTTACAAATTTCTTTGCAATAATAATAGCGAGCATAGTATTGCACATGGAAAAGCTTACACCCCGGAAGATAGCAGGATGTATGCTTGGTATCGCAGGGGTGGTTATGGTACAGATCTCGCCTGCGGGCTTCACTTTCAGTCCTGCAGGTGACGGACTTGTGGCGCTTTCTGCACTGTGTTACGGTGTTTCTTCGACTATGATAAAAAGGTATTCTGCTGAGCATGATACGGTACTTTTCAGCGGATGGCAGTTCATGTTTGGCGGGGCTGTGATGACGGCGGCGGGTCAGGCGGGAATACTCTTCGTCGGAGATAGTTCGTCAGAAACAAATCCAGTGACGTTTGGAGCTGCTGCGGTGCTTATCTATCTGGCGCTGGTTTCCAGTGTTGCGTATACGCTTTGGGGCATACTTCTCAGGAATAATGATGTATCGAAAATATCGGTCTTCGGATTTATGAACCCTGTTATCGGTGTAATGCTTTCTGCTGTTTTGCTGGGAGAGGCAGATACACTTGGGATAAAATACGCAGCGGCACTTTTGTTGATATGTGCCGGTATTATCATAGTAAATCGCAAAAGCGCATCCCATAAAGGAGCGTAGAAAAAAGTTGATTTGTGAAAAGAATATGTCATATCTCTTGAAATTTCATTTTCTTTGTGATATAATAAATATATAATGAAGCTAATATTGCTTGATTAATGTATAATTTCTTTAAAAATCCCAAATAAATTTACCGATGCAGTTAATATATGTTGATATGAAGAAAATGGAGGAAGCAAATGGATCTTCAAAATGTTGTTGACAGCTTTTCCACAGCAGCCTGCGTAGTTTCTGTGGAGATGCTTCCGGATGGACATAGGGGAAAATTCCGCATTGTTACGGGCAACAGAGCTTACCTTGACACAATTGAGCGTCCTATGAATAATGTTCAGCTGCTCACAACAAAATTTGAACCGAACAGTGAGTATACCAAATACATGGAACGCGATCTTAACTTCGAGGATTCGTGTTATCGTGCAGCGGTTGAAAATAAGATCGTACACGCTTATGCACATCCGGCAAGATTTGATGTGTGGTTCAATATGTCTTTTCTGCCGCTAAGGTCAGATATACCGGGGATATATTATTGTATATATATGATGGAGATCAATTTCAAGCCTGAGGCTAAAAGATTGTCTGCCATCTCACCTGATATCGCATCTGCGGTACTGGAAACTTGCATCAAGCTGAGGAGTAATGCGGATATCGGATCTATAATGAGCGATATATGTGAAGATATACGTGAGCTTTGTGATTCCGAGCTTTTTTGTATACTGCTGATGGATGCGTCAAAGCGTTCGTGTTCTGTACTGGGCGAAGCTCTTTCTGATGATACAGATCTGGTATATATGGAGAATTTTTTGGATGATGGCTTTTATGATATTGCAGAATCATGGAAGGATACCATAGCAGGCAGCAACTGTTTGATAGTCAAGAATGAGTCTGATATGGAAGTAGTACGTGAAAGGAATCCTGTATGGCACGATTCGATAACGAAGGCAGGCGGCAGGACCATAGTACTTTTCCCGCTTGAATTCAGGAATAAAGCGCTTGGATATATCTGGGCATTGAATTTCAGCGCCGAGGTAGCAGACACGATCAAGGAAACACTTGAGCTTACCTCATTCATACTGGCATCTGAGATATACAGTTACAAACTGATGGATAAGCTGCAGATACTGAGTTCAAGGGATATGCTGACAGGTGTTATGAACCGCAATGAGATGAACAACTATGTCGATAAGCTTGTTGATATCGGTGAAGAAAGATCGGTTGGGGTTGTATTTGTCGATCTTAACGGACTTAAAATGGTAAACGATTCCCGTGGCCATACGTCGGGAGATACACTGCTTAAAAATGCAGCTGCTGCGCTGCAGGAGGTATTTGATGTAAGGGATATCTTCAGGGCAGGCGGCGATGAATTTGTTGTGATCCTCCTTGGTGTGACCGAGGAAGAGCTGCGAAAAAAAGTGGATGAGCTGAGAGAAGCTTCGGATAAATACATGGATCTGGTATTTGCTATCGGTCAGGCTTATGAGAGCGATGTGGGAAATGTTCGTAAGGCACTGCATACAGCAGATGAGAATATGTATCTGGATAAAAAGCACTACTACGCGCTCCACCCCGAAAGAAAACGTCATTAGCGGATAGAATTGGATTAATGAAAAAAAGGATCGTCGGAGTAAGACGGGTATCCATATAGAAGATTTGCCCCAAAGCACTTTATTGTGCTTTGGGGCATTTTTACTCAGGTGTTAAGATAAATCAGAATTTAGCTATATATTTTATTATCTATAAAATGTTCTGCGGCGGCTTCATATAATTCCAATGCGGACAGGGATTGGCTATTTGAAAGTTCTTCATAAAATCTAACATATTTTTGCTGTTCATTAAAAAGCTTTGTATCCCCCATGATTTTTTTAAGGTAATACTCTGCTAATCCTTCAGTCAGATCCCATGTTTCAAAAAACGCATCTATATTACCCGGAGCTTTAATTAACAGAAAAATTATAAATTCGTGTCCTATAAAATAAAAGGCATCTGTGTACGTTTTTTCTATACAAAACATATCTTGTTCGTTTGAAATATTTATTGCCTCTGCACCGCCCGCAACTGATGTAACAAGAGTTGCTATAAAATACTCGTTTTCTAAATTACCTACAAGTCTTTCAGCTTTTTCGGTAAACGATGATCTTTCAAAAAGATCAAGTAACTCCGGTATGTATTGCTCTATTTTCTTTTTTTCGGATTCCCATATATTTTCAATGTAATAGTCATAGTGCTTGACCATGATCTCTGAGATCTCAATAATTATCTCGGTATAAGGTATAAGTGCGCTCTCTATATTATCCGGAATATTGCCGTTGATAATATCGTTGCCTAATTGTATCAATCCGCTATAATATTCCTTTGCCGAAACATAAGCACAGGCAGGCTGAGAAACTATTATGCCGAACAATATACCGCAATGCTGTCCTCCGCAAACAGTCAGCAGGTCTTCATTTTTTTTGATCACAGACAGATCCTCCGGAGGATATATTTCACGATATTTTGCACCATATTCGTTATCGTAACCGCACTTTGCGGTCGATAACATATGAAAGACATAATTTGTATCTTTATTTGCAGCAAAGCGTATTTTGTTCATTTTTATTTTCTCCTTACAAATTCCGGTTTATATTCGTAACAATTATAGCATAGCATTGCTGCATTGTCAATAAAAACGCTATAGTACTTCTGACTGTAAATCAGAAATACTATGGCTTAAAACTTCTATATGAGTATCTTTCTTATGGTGCCGACAATACTTTTTTGGTATGGCTCTGCAGAGATGAGTACAATAAAATGTACGACATACATCGATATTATCCAACATGATACGTGTCTTTACTTTTTCTGAGGTATGTGATATAATATAAAGCGGAAAACGGATCGTTGGTATATTGAACGATCAGAGCTATTATTGCCGTGATGTAAGGAGAGAATGTTATGATATTACAGGGTAAATGTGTTGTTATCGGAGTTACAGGTTCTATAGCAGCCTATAAGATACCGAATCTGGCGCGTATGCTGAAAAAACAGGGGGCAGATGTTGAGATACTTATGACCCCTAATGCTTGCAATTTCATACATCCATTAACTTTTGAAAGTCTGCTGGGGCATAAATGCCTGGTGGATACGTTTGACAGAAACTTCCAGTACTCTGTGGAACACGTTGCTGTTGCAAAAAAGGCAGATGTTGTAATAATTGCTCCTGCTTCGGCAAATGTTATAGGTAAGGTGGCTTCGGGTATTGCTGATGATATGCTTACAACTACAGTAATGGCGTGCACCTGTCCAAAAATAATCTCACCTGCTATGAATCACAATATGTTCCATAATCCCATAGTACAGGATAATATTGAAAAACTTCGCGGATACGGCTATAGTATTGTTGAACCCGCAAGCGGTATGCTTGCTAACGGTGACAGCGGTGACGGAAGGATGCCCGAGCCTGAGGTCCTGTACGAATACGTGCTGCGCGAGATAGCCTGCGACAAGGATATGAAGGGCAAAAAAGTTCTTGTTACAGCAGGTGCTACCCGTGAATCAATTGATCCTGTGCGGTTCATCACTAATCATTCCAGCGGTAAAATGGGTATCGCCCTGGCTAAGGCTGCGATGCTGAGAGGTGCAGACGTTACCCTTGTGGCAGGTCATACAGAGGCTCAGCTTCCGCCTTTTGTAAATTATATACCTGTGGAAAGTGCGGAGGATATGTTCAATGCTGTAACGCAGCTGTCCGATAAACAGGACTTTATTATCAAGGCAGCAGCCGTAGCCGATTATACTCCAACGACAACAGCAGATAATAAGCTTAAAAAGTCGGATAAAGATATGGTGATCGAGCTCAAACGCACAAAGGATATACTAAAATATCTTGGAGAACATAAGCGTGAGGGACAGAAGATATGTGGTTTCTCAATGGAAACCGAGAATGTTATAGAGAATT
Encoded proteins:
- a CDS encoding NAD(P) transhydrogenase subunit alpha, which encodes MAIGEILLLVFVFVIAGFLGVELISKVPSQLHTPLMSGTNAISGITIVGAISATAVALHTDGMVSNICGFAAIVLATINVIGGYLVTDRMLGMFKKKGDDKK
- a CDS encoding NAD(P) transhydrogenase subunit alpha → MKKILVCRETDERETRVSLIPDDIKRLISMGYEVKVTRGAGEKSGFNDEAYEKAGAVLVSSNEAGYEGSEIILRIMKPASAAGIPSGALHLSYLDPFNEKELLNDFAKSGVQAVSLEMIPRTTLAQKMDVQSSQTSLAGYTAVVNAAAKLPKILPMMVTPSGTIQPARVFIIGVGVAGLQAIATAKRLGARVDAFDTRPVVEEQVKSLGASFVKIDLGEMGQTDQGYAKELTPEQIAKQQEAQAKVCERSDIVITTAKVFGRKAPRLIGKDVLDRMKKGAIVVDMAVSTGGNVEGSKLFEDVVTENGVTIMCGDMLERQVPYDASKMLSGNFYAFLTHFYNKESKELVVNLEDEIMRGCLLTQGGKIIHERFKGQ
- a CDS encoding response regulator transcription factor — encoded protein: MSRLYRVLIVDNNLGTFDRLKKMSVWQENGFEIYSKTSDSENAAAYCLKNSIDLMVCFNRLPSISAESVVSAVRNSSPKTVCLAVSPFDDSENMRKCFLLGVIDYINEPVSESRLNEALARAAQLIGSTFVAGEYALTVEEFIDGCKTEDEKFRERLREFLKGCENTTATTENAADHFGFNKDYFGRLFKSKMGMTFGEFYKHFRILYAEKLLLSGRYKVYEVSAMLGFSSVDYFTTVFKKITGKTPSELKK
- the asnB gene encoding asparagine synthase B, producing the protein MCSIMGWCGSRFDEELFMKGFAATVTRGPDNSQTVNLGEGLLGFHRLAIMGLHPEGMQPFIMGSSYAVCNGELYGFEKTKAELVKKGYTFRSGSDCEIILPLYKEYGTDMFAKLDAEFACIIYDGENKEFIAARDPIGIRPLYYGYASSGDIVFASEPKNLVDICDKIMPFPPGHYYKDGEFVCYEDISATDGYCYDDLETVCRNIREKLIKGVSKRLVSDAKVGFLLSGGLDSSLVCAIAARCSEKPIRTFAIGMNTDAIDLKYAREVAEYIGSDHTEVIISEDDVLGAFENVIKYLGTYDITTIRASIGMYLVCKAIHEQTDIRVLLTGEISDELFGYKYTDFAPSAEEFQKESRKRIHELHMYDVLRADRCISVNSLEARVPFGDLDFVRYVMAIDPEKKMNIYNKGKYLLRHAFEGSWLPQDILMREKAAFSDAVGHSMVDDLKAYAEKYYTDEEFLQRKALYSDPAPFTKESLLYREIFEKFYPGQSAMVTDYWMPNKEWEGCNVNDPSARVLSNYGASGI
- the gdhA gene encoding NADP-specific glutamate dehydrogenase: MSYVDEIIDQVIKQNPAEPEFHQAVREVLDSIRPVIDANEATFRRDALLERLVNPERQIKFRVPWIDDKGDVHVNTGYRVQFNSAIGPYKGGLRLHPSVNLGIIKFLGFEQIFKNSLTGLPIGGGKGGSDFDPKGKSDREIMRFCQAFMTELCKYIGADTDVPAGDIGTGGREIGYMFGQYKKIRNVFEGVLTGKGLTYGGSLARTEATGYGLLYLVEELFKSHGQSIEGKTAVVSGAGNVAIYAIQKAQQLGAKVVTCSDSTGWVYDPDGIDVEALKQIKEVDRARLTEYKKYRPNSEYHEGRGVWSVKADIALPCATQNELGIEDAKQLVANGAVAVCEGANMPTTEEATKYLQDNGIWFVPGKAANAGGVATSALEMSQNSERLSWTFDEVDSKLKQIMVNLYHNIDEAAKKYGFEGNYVVGANIAGFEKVLEAMNAQGIV